One stretch of Chitinophaga pendula DNA includes these proteins:
- a CDS encoding FecR family protein, protein MSIQDRLTYLLEQALKHTATEPELQELSELIRQDDSGNNTRHIEALLQQQLPDNATAAYDLAYWDEMVDKILSADKPPNTAVIPLHPRKRLRWIPAAAAILLLLSAGIYWFLQPDPHRTSTIAVTPPPKQVVPGGNNAMLILADGTALPLDSAGNGALAQQGNTRISQATGGQLLYTFPTEQPPTATVLQYNTLRTPKGGQFQVTLADGTKVWLNAASSLKYPVAFNGAYRQVELTGEAYFDVATNAAMPFKVAVHTGQQSDSLEVVVLGTQFNIMAYTDESLVKTTLLEGAVKVNHNGNSRQLRHGQGAQLDKQKGLLSFQQLANTEEAIAWKNGLIQLEGNDIGSVMRMIARWYNVEIVFTAPVPAHFRGSIPRNLPLAQVLKILEMTGEVHFQTKDRQIIVSP, encoded by the coding sequence GTGTCAATACAAGACCGCCTTACTTACCTGCTGGAACAGGCTTTAAAACATACTGCCACAGAACCGGAATTACAGGAGCTATCCGAACTGATCCGGCAGGATGATAGCGGGAATAATACCCGGCACATAGAAGCATTGCTGCAACAACAACTGCCTGACAACGCCACAGCTGCCTACGACTTAGCCTACTGGGATGAAATGGTAGACAAAATACTGTCTGCCGACAAGCCACCCAATACCGCCGTCATCCCATTACACCCCCGTAAACGCCTGCGCTGGATACCAGCCGCAGCAGCTATATTATTACTACTGTCCGCTGGCATATACTGGTTCCTGCAGCCAGATCCCCACAGAACATCCACCATAGCTGTTACACCGCCACCTAAACAGGTGGTGCCGGGAGGAAACAACGCCATGCTGATACTGGCAGATGGTACAGCGTTACCGCTCGATAGCGCAGGCAACGGCGCCCTCGCACAACAGGGCAATACCAGAATCTCACAGGCAACAGGAGGACAACTACTATATACCTTCCCGACAGAGCAACCACCAACGGCAACAGTCTTACAGTATAATACCTTACGCACGCCCAAAGGCGGACAATTTCAGGTCACACTCGCAGATGGCACCAAAGTATGGCTGAACGCTGCCAGCTCACTCAAATATCCAGTGGCCTTTAATGGTGCATACAGACAAGTAGAGCTCACAGGCGAAGCCTATTTTGATGTCGCCACAAATGCCGCTATGCCTTTCAAAGTCGCCGTACATACCGGCCAGCAAAGCGACAGCCTGGAAGTAGTCGTGCTAGGAACCCAATTCAATATCATGGCCTATACCGATGAAAGCCTGGTAAAGACCACCCTCCTGGAAGGCGCCGTAAAAGTGAACCATAATGGTAATAGCAGACAATTAAGACATGGACAGGGAGCACAGCTGGATAAACAAAAAGGACTGCTTTCCTTCCAGCAGCTGGCAAATACAGAAGAAGCAATAGCCTGGAAAAATGGTCTTATTCAACTGGAAGGCAATGACATCGGGTCCGTCATGCGCATGATAGCACGCTGGTACAACGTAGAGATAGTTTTCACAGCACCGGTACCGGCACACTTCCGCGGTAGCATACCCCGGAACCTACCATTAGCACAGGTACTTAAAATACTCGAAATGACAGGAGAAGTACATTTTCAGACCAAAGACAGGCAAATCATCGTATCTCCTTGA
- a CDS encoding RNA polymerase sigma factor codes for MQAYTHDNKELFQLISEGDEMAFRQLFHLYAPQFRALALHITKTAAVTEDIIQETFLRLWISRDKLKEIEQPRSWMLRIVFYQCFTYLRKQAVHHKAIAAMMPEEPVFSAEEDIAYAFMRKQVGIAVQQLPPKARHIYLLSREQGLKIPEIAAQLSISPNTVKNSLVRSLQAIRKHLEEPGMLFPLLILCLLKV; via the coding sequence ATGCAGGCATACACACATGATAATAAAGAACTTTTCCAATTGATCTCCGAAGGCGATGAAATGGCCTTCCGGCAGCTTTTTCACCTGTATGCACCGCAATTTCGGGCCTTGGCACTACATATTACTAAAACAGCCGCCGTTACTGAAGATATTATTCAGGAAACATTTCTTCGTTTATGGATCAGCCGTGATAAACTAAAAGAAATAGAACAACCCCGCTCCTGGATGCTGCGCATCGTTTTCTATCAATGTTTTACCTATCTGCGCAAGCAAGCAGTCCATCACAAGGCAATCGCCGCGATGATGCCGGAAGAACCGGTCTTTAGCGCCGAAGAAGATATCGCCTACGCCTTTATGAGAAAACAGGTAGGCATCGCCGTACAACAACTCCCCCCTAAAGCACGACATATTTATCTGTTGAGCCGCGAACAAGGACTGAAAATACCAGAGATCGCCGCCCAGCTCTCTATATCTCCTAATACCGTCAAAAATTCACTGGTCAGATCTTTACAGGCCATCAGAAAGCATCTCGAAGAACCAGGAATGCTATTCCCGCTACTCATACTATGCCTATTGAAGGTCTGA